The DNA region TTGTGGACTACCTGCCCAATTTCCTGGTGCTTTTCCTGGGCGACGCACCACATTAAAACGGCGCGGAATCCGTTTGAGCAACATATAGTTGATAATTGGTTGGTCAGAAGTCTTTTCAGAAAAATCGAAATAATCTGGATGGGCGGCACATTCAGTAAAGATTTCGTACAAATCTTGTTCAGAAATGAGGTTTTTCTTGGAAGCCCAAAAACCACCATTGAAAATATCTTTGACTTCAGCCTCAGTAAATACTTGATCTGTTAACACTTTCTCGCTGAAGACGTTTTTAATCCCGCCTGAATGTTGATAATCACAACAAATAAAATCTGTATTTGCCAAGTAATTGAGATTATCAACAATCTTTTCAAAGACCACAATATCTGTATCAATGTACAAAAATTCATCGAACTGTCCGAACCAACAAGCCTGTTTCCTAAATTGATTAGGACGGGCGAAAAATTGACCACCGAAAGTTTCGTGTAATCTTTTAGAAAGACGGTCGATAAATTCTAAATCTTCGTATAGCTGTACACCATAATATTGATTTAGTGTGGCGGCTATGTTGTGATAGTGATCATCATAAGGAATCATGACGATTGGTGTATCCGCATCATAAGCACGGATACTGTTGAGGAGTGCGATCGCATGATCTGTCACCTTATCATTAGCAATAATATAAATTCCGCGACTCATCTTATCTACCTTTTTTATCTGTGATTTTTCACAAAATTTGCTAACCAATTCATCAAGTTTAATTGGTGTAAAATTATTTGCCTAGCTTCGGCGATCGCATCTTTAGCCGCATACCAAGCATCAGGCGTAGCAGTGACTTCTTGAATGTAAGCAATGCCTTTTTCATCCAAGCTAGGTAATCTTAAAAAACTACCAGGCGGTAATAATTTATCCGCCGCAGAGCCACCATAATAAATTGGCAAACACCATGCTAATAAAGCATCCCAAAGTTTTTCACTCACATACCAATCATTATCTGCATAGTTTTCAACTGCTAAATTGTAATAATACGGAGACATACCATACCATTTATTACTCAATTCTCCTAGAGAATTTGACCAGGCAGGTAAATCACGTCCATATAAATCAAATTTGATTTGACTAGACTGCAAAGATTGTAAAAAATCTAAACGCTGGCGATGATTGGCTGTACGATTAATTCCCGAAGTAATCCAACTACAAGGTTTAACTTTAGCTGGTGGTGGCATTTCATTTAAATCCCGAAATGAATTATTGTGATACCAAATCGCTGGCATATATTCAGGAATTGGTGCAAAATCATCAGGGCCAGAAACATAACCGCAGTATTGTTGTGCGACTTTATAATTATTGATATTTTTTCCGACTACCTCATCTAAAGGCGGTTCTCGCATGAGGTAAATTATGCTTTCTTTACTAACTCCACGTAACAAAGAAGAAACATCTACCTGTTTTTTTTGTGGTTTCCTTCGCAGTTGATCTAACAAAGATGGCGGTTTAGTTGGTTCAGGAAAATCAAACTGATACATTAATAAAAAATCAGGCTTACTAGCTAAAGCCTGCATTTGAATATTTTGCCAAACACCGAAAGCATGAGGTGTTTGTTGCCACAGCCAATCGCCTCTAGTTTTTAAAGCGCCATAGCTGCTAATCATCCCAACAGTTTTTATTTCCATCTGATTATTTATGTCCCACTGCTAATCCTAATTTTTTCAGAATTCTTGTACCTAAACTCGGAGACGCATTGTAAGCTTTCGGTTTAGTGGTAAATTTTGGCCGCTTTTCTGGTTCGTGTAAATAGCGATAGTGTAAGAAAATATCTCTATAAGGAAAATCAATATTTTCTCCTTTACAAACCTGATGAAATAACT from Aulosira sp. FACHB-615 includes:
- a CDS encoding Npun_R2821/Npun_R2822 family protein; its protein translation is MSRGIYIIANDKVTDHAIALLNSIRAYDADTPIVMIPYDDHYHNIAATLNQYYGVQLYEDLEFIDRLSKRLHETFGGQFFARPNQFRKQACWFGQFDEFLYIDTDIVVFEKIVDNLNYLANTDFICCDYQHSGGIKNVFSEKVLTDQVFTEAEVKDIFNGGFWASKKNLISEQDLYEIFTECAAHPDYFDFSEKTSDQPIINYMLLKRIPRRFNVVRRPGKAPGNWAGSPQFQRQGNILIDPAVNQPLQYLHWAGIRIQPGCPYWDIWEYYRNLNPAIPPAAIPAPARPSQWETTLRTIKKQVHKIFK
- a CDS encoding glycosyltransferase family 10 domain-containing protein, with protein sequence MEIKTVGMISSYGALKTRGDWLWQQTPHAFGVWQNIQMQALASKPDFLLMYQFDFPEPTKPPSLLDQLRRKPQKKQVDVSSLLRGVSKESIIYLMREPPLDEVVGKNINNYKVAQQYCGYVSGPDDFAPIPEYMPAIWYHNNSFRDLNEMPPPAKVKPCSWITSGINRTANHRQRLDFLQSLQSSQIKFDLYGRDLPAWSNSLGELSNKWYGMSPYYYNLAVENYADNDWYVSEKLWDALLAWCLPIYYGGSAADKLLPPGSFLRLPSLDEKGIAYIQEVTATPDAWYAAKDAIAEARQIILHQLNLMNWLANFVKNHR